From a region of the Georgenia yuyongxinii genome:
- a CDS encoding glucose PTS transporter subunit EIIB — MSKAQDILAALGGSPNVVDVEPCITRLRVEVRDPAAVGESDLKSTGAFGVVRSGRIVQIVVGPEADNLAEEIETLL, encoded by the coding sequence ATGAGCAAGGCCCAGGACATCCTCGCCGCACTTGGGGGTTCCCCCAACGTGGTCGACGTCGAGCCGTGCATCACCCGGCTGCGCGTGGAGGTCCGGGACCCCGCCGCGGTGGGTGAGTCCGACCTGAAGTCGACCGGGGCGTTCGGCGTGGTCCGCTCGGGCCGCATCGTCCAGATCGTCGTCGGCCCGGAGGCGGACAACCTCGCCGAGGAGATCGAGACCCTGCTCTGA